The following nucleotide sequence is from Anopheles merus strain MAF unplaced genomic scaffold, AmerM5.1 LNR4000053, whole genome shotgun sequence.
ttcacaGCTTAAACTTCCGTACCGGAAATCGATCGTTTAGTTTaagattatattttttttaaactagtTTGTTAGTGACGTGAAAGCATGTAGTTATTTGACAGacgtaaaacaaattattcaacaaaaaatacaacaccacacaacaaTCACTACAAATCATGttcgtttgtgtttctttCCAAGCAAGAAGAATTGTTAATCGATATGCAATGATAAATACTCTACCTCATCATATAAAGTGTGTAGTGTGAAATTAGTGGCATTGATGCGATGCAAGAATTTGCTGGTAAAGTTTCTTACCAAAACGAAAATTGtaacaacacaaaataaacGTTAATACCAGTACAAtctaaatataaataaaaactgttgaatcattatttgcaaaataacaaacaaacaaacaatacatTGTATTAAGACCGTTACAAAAAACCCTGCGTTCAAAATTTCTGCAACCGTGCGAAGGGAGCAACAAGCTTGATCTGCTGCTCCTGGCGCTGCTTTAGTTTGTGATACATTTTTCTCAAacgaaaaatagagaaaaacaacacttCAAACAATGAGAGAACGCTAATGCCAAGACACAAGCTGAATGCTCCACCAAGATTGGctgcagaaagaaaaaaaaatacacacaaatacagTCAACATGCTTCTCAACCTGGGATGGTATACTTCAGATAACGGCAGCGAGTGTTGCATCCGATCGTAGTAGCCATACAGACCCCATATTCGGACGCTCAATTttactgctgttgttgttttagtttGTAAGATGTTTTGCCATCCGTGTGGGTCTGAAGGTGCTCGAAATGGATTCCAAAATCGTTGCCAATGCTTAATACTTACACAGAAGCGAAATCCACGACACAACGACAATTCTTCTGTTGGCTGCCACGACCTGATTGCTCATAAAGATGTGGAAAATGAACTCAAAATCAGTGAGATTCGTTTCTTTACTAGAattgagagaaagaaaaaccacAAACGTTCAATGATGCGGCGCTGCATCGCATATTTCACGGCCAAGTACTCACTAAAACGGATTAATCGAAAAGTTGTAGGCAGAAAAGTTGGAAACAATCGAGGCCGTTTTGTACGTTACATCACTGCACGACGGTAAGCAATTGCATTGCAATCTTTTAAACATATCTTGTCGTgagtaaaaaggaaaaacagtaTTACCTAGCTGTTTAAAGTTGATTTTGGTGGTTTGTTGTTCGCATAAACTTACAGTAATTTTCTACAAACACATTGAATCGAGACAGTGCAGTTTCTAATGCCTGTCCATTACGACCGACCATCGGTCGGGGCAGATGGAACGGATGGCATCCGCACTTTCGGTGCACCTCGTTCCGCAAGCATTCGAGCGTGCATGCTGGCT
It contains:
- the LOC121601284 gene encoding sodium channel protein Nach-like, whose translation is MHGGLSVIGTGYPQASDGKSGALYSEGFMLMIHHPHDFAVEASPLTLIRLGKETFVNVLPTDSRCSEQVLALPQSQRDCIVGSDFSPPIERYRQPACTLECLRNEVHRKCGCHPFHLPRPMVGRNGQALETALSRFNVFVENYYMFKRLQCNCLPSCSDVTYKTASIVSNFSAYNFSINPFYKETNLTDFEFIFHIFMSNQVVAANRRIVVVSWISLLSNLGGAFSLCLGISVLSLFEVLFFSIFRLRKMYHKLKQRQEQQIKLVAPFARLQKF